Proteins encoded together in one Hevea brasiliensis isolate MT/VB/25A 57/8 chromosome 16, ASM3005281v1, whole genome shotgun sequence window:
- the LOC110666352 gene encoding josephin-like protein isoform X2: MEFDKPQIYHEKQRLQFCLLHALNNLFQQKDEFTRASLDAIAQKLVLDDPNKQNRTPFSIVFKPHHNSLTGNYDINVLIAALEEKGKTVAWHDRRNGASSIHLDNHSNGSEDSKLFGIVLNVQVRRYAGLWKSRHWVALRKIGGVWYNLDSDLSEPMAFQDADEVRGFLDCIIGQGGEVLLVMNEKE; encoded by the exons ATGGAGTTCGATAAGCCTCAAATTTATCACGAGAAGCAAAGATTGCAATTCTGCCTCTTGCACGCCCTCAATAATCTCTTCCAG CAAAAGGATGAGTTTACTCGAGCCAGCTTGGATGCAATTGCTCAGAAACTCGTTTTGGATGATCCAAACAAGCAGAACCGGACACCCTTTTCTATTGTCTTCAAGCCTCATCATAATTCCCTCACTGGAAACTATGACATAAACGTCTTGATAGCCGCCCTTGAAGAGAAAGGTAAGACTGTAGCTTGGCATGACCGGCGAAATGGGGCTTCTTCAATTCATCTTGATAATCATAGTAATGGGTCTGAAGATAGTAAATTGTTTGGTATAGTGCTTAATGTTCAAGTTAGACGGTATGCTGGGCTTTGGAAGAGTAGGCATTGGGTTGCTTTGAGAAAGATTGGCGGGGTTTGGTATAATTTGGACAGTGATCTTAGTGAGCCTATGGCTTTTCAGGATGCTGATGAGGTCAGGGGATTCTTGGATTGCATTATTGGTCAGGGTGGGGAAGTGTTGCTTGTCATGAATGAGAAAGAGTGA
- the LOC110666352 gene encoding josephin-like protein isoform X1 → MEFDKPQIYHEKQRLQFCLLHALNNLFQNPCHSFQQKDEFTRASLDAIAQKLVLDDPNKQNRTPFSIVFKPHHNSLTGNYDINVLIAALEEKGKTVAWHDRRNGASSIHLDNHSNGSEDSKLFGIVLNVQVRRYAGLWKSRHWVALRKIGGVWYNLDSDLSEPMAFQDADEVRGFLDCIIGQGGEVLLVMNEKE, encoded by the exons ATGGAGTTCGATAAGCCTCAAATTTATCACGAGAAGCAAAGATTGCAATTCTGCCTCTTGCACGCCCTCAATAATCTCTTCCAG AACCCATGTCACTCATTTCAGCAAAAGGATGAGTTTACTCGAGCCAGCTTGGATGCAATTGCTCAGAAACTCGTTTTGGATGATCCAAACAAGCAGAACCGGACACCCTTTTCTATTGTCTTCAAGCCTCATCATAATTCCCTCACTGGAAACTATGACATAAACGTCTTGATAGCCGCCCTTGAAGAGAAAGGTAAGACTGTAGCTTGGCATGACCGGCGAAATGGGGCTTCTTCAATTCATCTTGATAATCATAGTAATGGGTCTGAAGATAGTAAATTGTTTGGTATAGTGCTTAATGTTCAAGTTAGACGGTATGCTGGGCTTTGGAAGAGTAGGCATTGGGTTGCTTTGAGAAAGATTGGCGGGGTTTGGTATAATTTGGACAGTGATCTTAGTGAGCCTATGGCTTTTCAGGATGCTGATGAGGTCAGGGGATTCTTGGATTGCATTATTGGTCAGGGTGGGGAAGTGTTGCTTGTCATGAATGAGAAAGAGTGA
- the LOC110666413 gene encoding josephin-like protein: MSKKNNQKYHIPSISKKAISQKQNSIGNKVAGNRGLSGCCCGFRLPKRSEISPLNFLKRLESKVAKALQWKRPSSAGRPRPLVAPIDTHRTEAITECIEFINSSSFPRSNSATGNPS, encoded by the coding sequence ATGTCAAAAAAGAATAATCAAAAGTACCATATTCCAAGTATCAGCAAGAAAGCCATTTCGCAAAAACAGAACTCTATTGGTAACAAAGTTGCTGGGAACAGAGGGCTTTCCGGATGTTGTTGTGGATTCAGACTACCAAAAAGATCAGAAATTTCACCCTTGAACTTTCTCAAGCGTCTTGAGAGTAAGGTGGCAAAAGCTTTACAGTGGAAGAGACCATCATCTGCAGGAAGACCAAGGCCTCTTGTGGCTCCAATTGATACTCACAGAACTGAGGCCATAACAGAATGTATTGAGTTCATCAACTCTTCTTCTTTCCCTAGGTCAAATTCTGCTACTGGAAATCCTAGTtaa
- the LOC110666353 gene encoding uncharacterized protein LOC110666353 codes for MASLPIGFAPPTFRVYAATAAKEAGGSKEEKGFLDWVLGNLQKEDQFYETDPILKKVEEKSGGGTTNGRKNSVSIPQKKKGNGGGFGGFGGLFAKK; via the coding sequence ATGGCTTCTCTCCCAATTGGCTTCGCTCCTCCTACTTTTAGAGTGTATGCAGCCACAGCAGCAAAGGAAGCAGGTGGCAGTAAAGAGGAAAAGGGCTTTCTTGATTGGGTCCTTGGAAATTTGCAGAAGGAAGACCAGTTCTATGAGACTGATCCTATCCTCAAGAAAGTAGAGGAGAAGAGTGGTGGTGGTACCACCAATGGCCGCAAGAACTCTGTGTCAATCCCACAGAAGAAGAAGGGTAATGGTGGAGGCTTCGGTGGATTTGGTGGGCTGTTCGCCAAGAAATGA